One window of the Salvia splendens isolate huo1 chromosome 1, SspV2, whole genome shotgun sequence genome contains the following:
- the LOC121808065 gene encoding probable serine/threonine-protein kinase PBL7: MGCFSCFGSSEKEANKSSNGLKEASKKGSVKEGSKDKSRSRDGKDGKKEMTVTKQPARIFTFDELSVATKYFRPELLLGEGGFGRVFKGQLDTGEAVAVKQLDRHGDQGSREFSVEILMLSLLHHPNLIRLIGHCSQGTQRLLVYEFMPLGSLEDHLHDLLPGQKPLDWNTRMKIAAGTAKGLEYLHDKANPPVIYRDLKPSNILLGEGYFPKLSDFGLAKLGPIGDKTHVTTRVMGTEGYCAPEYALTGKLTPRSDIYTFGVVFLEIITGRRAVGNMGGGEYNLVAWARPLLKDRKQFRTMADPLLQNHYPMHGLYRALAVVAMCVQEKAVLRPLIGEVVTALTFLTSQRYDPNAPSLSRGGTPRHRDTCRRISDADSLGDSGQGGHEGSPSVRKNSRDSVRDSNEGAQLQMIDTGAVDKPDRSDPKRSLDREMAVAAAKAWGEKGREKKRTSASGDDKGNDTCE; this comes from the exons ATGGGGTGTTTTTCCTGCTTCGGATCATCGGAGAAGGAAGCAAACAAGAGTAGCAATGGACTCAAAGAAGCGTCAAAGAAGGGTTCTGTCAAAGAGGGTTCAAAAG ATAAATCAAGATCTCGGGATGGTAAGGATGGTAAGAAGGAAATGACAGTTACGAAACAGCCTGCGAGAATATTCACATTCGATGAGCTTTCTGTAGCAACAAAGTACTTTAGACCAGAGCTCTTGCTGGGTGAGGGCGGGTTTGGACGCGTTTTCAAAGGTCAACTGGACACGGGAGAG GCTGTTGCAGTTAAACAGCTTGATCGGCATGGCGATCAAGGGAGTCGAGAGTTTTCAGTGGAGATTCTCATGCTTAGCCTCTTGCACCATCCAAATCTTATCAGATTGATCGGGCATTGTTCTCAGGGTACCCAACGTCTTCTCGTATATGAGTTCATGCCATTGGGATCGCTGGAAGACCATTTACATG ATCTTCTACCGGGTCAAAAGCCTTTGGACTGGAATACGAGGATGAAGATAGCTGCTGGTACAGCAAAGGGATTAGAATACTTGCACGACAAAGCGAATCCACCGGTCATATACAGAGACTTGAAACCTTCTAATATTCTTCTTGGTGAGGGATACTTCCCAAAGTTGTCTGATTTCGGGCTTGCCAAACTGGGCCCTATTGGGGATAAAACTCACGTCACTACGAGGGTGATGGGGACGGAAGGTTATTGTGCCCCGGAGTATGCTTTGACAGGTAAGCTCACCCCAAGGTCAGACATCTATACCTTTGGAGTGGTCTTTCTCGAAATCATCACGGGGCGAAGGGCTGTCGGCAACATGGGTGGCGGGGAGTATAATCTCGTCGCATGG GCGAGACCGCTCCTCAAGGACCGAAAGCAGTTTCGGACGATGGCGGATCCTCTGCTGCAAAACCACTACCCGATGCATGGACTCTATCGGGCACTAGCGGTGGTAGCCATGTGCGTGCAAGAGAAAGCTGTATTGAGGCCTCTGATTGGTGAGGTTGTTACTGCTTTGACATTTTTGACATCGCAAAGGTACGACCCCAATGCACCCTCCCTGAGCCGAGGAGGTACGCCAAGGCACAGGGATACGTGCAGGAGAATATCCGATGCTGACAGCCTGGGAGATTCGGGGCAAGGAGGACATGAAGGCTCGCCTTCAGTGCGCAAGAACTCGAGAGACTCGGTCAGAGACTCCAATGAAGGTGCGCAGTTGCAGATGATCGACACCGGGGCAGTGGACAAACCGGACCGCTCTGATCCTAAAAGGAGCCTGGACAGAGAGATGGCCGTCGCTGCTGCCAAAGCGTGGGGAGAGAAAGGGAGGGAGAAGAAGCGGACGAGTGCCTCAGGCGACGACAAGGGCAACGACACATGTGAATAA